One Microbacterium sp. No. 7 genomic window carries:
- a CDS encoding sensor histidine kinase — MTGRRYWWDVTVVGVVLVVGALASLQLETPLDHALCGFVLLLFAVAYAVCARPELGRGFGGGGTWRAPVFVALACVALLLGTAVAPQVATLQAVAYPLTWLISAGRRSAIAASACIAGAVLVGTALAVPGLDGVLRAVITAVLSFSFALAMGLWISSIVEYGEQRAALLAELTAAQGQVEALSRDRGAARERERLARDVHDTLAQSLAGLVILAERAGRQARSGDAQAAAASIATVEDVARDALAEARALVVRTAAVPEAPAFGRAVERLVERFRAEAGLEIELDRGGDASPRGRDAEVVLLRCLQEALANVRKHAGATRARVEVHADADGAVQLAVHDDGRGFDPAAPRDGFGLDGMAERVALAGGSLEIDTAPGRGTVLRVALPGVPS; from the coding sequence ATGACCGGCAGGCGGTACTGGTGGGACGTGACCGTCGTCGGCGTCGTGCTCGTGGTCGGGGCGCTCGCGAGCCTCCAGCTCGAGACGCCCCTCGACCACGCCCTCTGCGGCTTCGTGCTGCTGCTGTTCGCCGTCGCCTACGCCGTGTGCGCCCGCCCCGAGCTCGGTCGCGGCTTCGGCGGCGGGGGCACGTGGCGGGCGCCGGTCTTCGTCGCGCTGGCGTGCGTCGCGCTGCTGCTCGGCACCGCCGTGGCCCCGCAGGTCGCGACGCTGCAGGCCGTGGCGTACCCGCTCACCTGGCTCATCAGCGCGGGCAGGCGGTCGGCGATCGCGGCATCCGCCTGCATCGCCGGCGCGGTGCTCGTCGGCACGGCGCTCGCGGTGCCGGGCCTCGACGGCGTGCTGAGGGCCGTGATCACGGCGGTGCTCTCGTTCTCGTTCGCGCTCGCGATGGGCCTGTGGATCTCGAGCATCGTCGAGTACGGCGAGCAGCGGGCGGCGCTGCTCGCCGAGCTCACCGCCGCACAGGGCCAGGTCGAGGCGCTCAGCCGCGACCGCGGCGCGGCACGGGAGCGCGAGCGGCTCGCCCGCGACGTGCACGACACGCTCGCGCAGAGCCTCGCGGGCCTCGTGATCCTCGCCGAGCGCGCCGGCCGGCAGGCCCGGTCGGGCGACGCGCAGGCGGCGGCCGCGTCGATCGCGACGGTCGAGGACGTCGCCCGTGACGCGCTCGCCGAGGCGCGGGCCCTGGTCGTGCGCACCGCGGCGGTGCCCGAGGCGCCCGCGTTCGGCCGCGCGGTCGAGCGCCTCGTCGAGCGGTTCCGCGCCGAGGCGGGCCTGGAGATCGAGCTGGACCGCGGCGGCGACGCGTCCCCACGCGGCCGGGATGCCGAGGTCGTGCTGCTGCGCTGCCTGCAGGAGGCGCTCGCGAACGTGCGCAAGCACGCGGGGGCGACGCGGGCCCGCGTGGAGGTGCACGCCGACGCCGACGGGGCGGTGCAGCTCGCCGTGCACGACGACGGCCGCGGCTTCGACCCCGCGGCGCCCCGCGACGGGTTCGGGCTCGACGGCATGGCCGAGCGCGTCGCGCTCGCCGGGGGCTCGCTGGAGATCGACACGGCGCCGGGCCGCGGCACCGTGCTGCGGGTCGCGCTGCCGGGGGTGCCCTCGTGA
- a CDS encoding pyridoxamine 5'-phosphate oxidase family protein produces MTDNADAVTHLTDAECFERLAQHELGRLVTSVGAVLDIFPVNYVLDGQTIVFRTAEGSKLTELTINDQVLFEVDSFTDADAWSVVVRGAAARLDTAAEVEAADRLPLTPWIPTLKYNYVRVTPDAVSGRAFRRGEEPDRYGIQSY; encoded by the coding sequence ATGACCGACAACGCCGACGCCGTCACCCACCTCACCGACGCCGAGTGCTTCGAGCGCCTCGCCCAGCACGAGCTGGGCCGCCTCGTGACGAGCGTGGGCGCGGTGCTCGACATCTTCCCCGTCAACTACGTGCTCGACGGGCAGACGATCGTCTTCCGCACCGCGGAGGGCAGCAAGCTCACCGAGCTGACCATCAACGACCAGGTGCTCTTCGAGGTCGACAGCTTCACCGACGCCGACGCGTGGAGCGTCGTCGTGCGGGGCGCCGCCGCGCGGCTCGACACGGCCGCCGAGGTCGAGGCCGCCGACCGGCTGCCGCTCACGCCGTGGATCCCCACGCTCAAGTACAACTACGTGCGCGTCACCCCCGACGCGGTGTCGGGCCGTGCCTTCCGCCGCGGCGAGGAGCCCGATCGCTACGGCATCCAGTCGTACTGA
- the nusG gene encoding transcription termination/antitermination protein NusG yields the protein MSERYVDDADWATAAEQSSEDDEAQEGNVLAEEQRAAEPAEHVAIHIVDEDDADDSDDELDDIDIDDPEADAIVNDALEIDQADEAEAAAEALNESIADEIAAREAAEADRVAPYDGPELDDDAEDEAGDAEDDDAEPEDPYEAFRQELRELPGKWYVIHSYAGFERKVKANLEQRKSTLEVEDDIYQIEVPMEDVVEIKNGQRKMVNRVRIPGYVLVRMELNEDTWSVVRHTPGVTGFVGNAHNPTPLRFEEAFNMLKSLVEAKEVAPAKGAAAKGAPAAARTVVTEVDFEIGETITIKEGSFAGLPGSISEIKPESGKLTVLVSLFERETPVELSFDQVTKA from the coding sequence GTGTCTGAAAGATATGTCGACGACGCCGATTGGGCGACCGCTGCCGAGCAGTCCAGCGAGGACGACGAGGCCCAGGAGGGCAACGTGCTCGCCGAGGAGCAGCGCGCGGCCGAGCCGGCGGAGCACGTGGCGATCCACATCGTCGACGAGGACGACGCCGACGACAGCGACGACGAGCTGGACGACATCGACATCGACGACCCGGAGGCGGATGCCATCGTGAACGACGCACTCGAGATCGACCAGGCCGACGAGGCGGAGGCCGCCGCCGAGGCGCTCAACGAGTCGATCGCCGACGAGATCGCGGCCCGCGAGGCCGCCGAGGCCGACCGCGTGGCCCCCTACGACGGGCCCGAGCTGGACGACGACGCCGAGGACGAGGCGGGCGACGCCGAGGACGACGACGCGGAGCCCGAGGACCCCTACGAGGCGTTCCGTCAGGAGCTGCGCGAGCTGCCCGGCAAGTGGTACGTCATCCACTCGTACGCGGGCTTCGAGCGCAAGGTGAAGGCCAACCTGGAGCAGCGCAAGTCGACGCTCGAGGTCGAGGACGACATCTACCAGATCGAGGTCCCGATGGAGGACGTCGTCGAGATCAAGAACGGCCAGCGCAAGATGGTCAACCGCGTGCGCATCCCCGGCTACGTGCTGGTGCGCATGGAGCTCAACGAGGACACCTGGTCGGTCGTGCGTCACACGCCGGGCGTCACGGGCTTCGTCGGCAACGCGCATAACCCGACGCCGCTGCGCTTCGAAGAGGCGTTCAACATGCTCAAGTCGCTCGTGGAGGCCAAGGAGGTCGCACCCGCGAAGGGCGCCGCCGCCAAGGGCGCGCCCGCGGCGGCCCGCACCGTCGTCACCGAGGTCGACTTCGAGATCGGCGAGACCATCACGATCAAGGAGGGCTCGTTCGCGGGCCTGCCGGGCTCGATCAGCGAGATCAAGCCCGAGAGCGGAAAGCTCACCGTGCTCGTGTCGCTCTTCGAGCGCGAGACGCCCGTCGAGCTCTCGTTCGACCAGGTCACCAAGGCCTAG
- a CDS encoding XRE family transcriptional regulator has product MTNLDVPVADDVDETDALTIGRRIRQLRTARGMTLDELATAVERAPSQLSMIETGKREPKLTLLQAIARALGTSLDTLLEAEPLDERATMEIALERAMKGQTFRSLGISPFRIGKTIPDEALRALLALQGEIARLNDERSATPEEARRANVELRRLMRRQDNYFPELEAEARRMLDVIGHPGGPLTQRAASEIAAHLGFTLHYVSDLPASTRSVADLRNGRLYLSNSVPGKGDSRTPVLQALSSRILGHSEPTSYAEFLRQRVETNYLTGALMVPESDAVVFLHDAKSRRAISIEDLRDAYSVSYETAAHRFTNLATQHLGIPVHFLKVHESGTITKAYENDDVNFPSDRFGSIEGQLCCRKWTSRVVFDIPDKFNPYYQYTDTGNGTYWCTARVEHLSDGAHSVSVGVRFDDTKWFIGRETTNRGTSRHAVEVCCRRPPADLEGQWRDQAWPNVRTPRTLLATLPSGSFPGVDTTDLYEFLDEHAPRV; this is encoded by the coding sequence ATGACGAACCTCGATGTCCCGGTCGCCGACGATGTCGACGAGACCGACGCGCTCACCATCGGCCGCCGCATCCGCCAGCTGCGCACGGCGCGCGGGATGACCCTCGACGAGCTGGCGACGGCCGTCGAGCGCGCCCCGAGCCAGCTGTCGATGATCGAGACGGGCAAGCGCGAGCCGAAGCTCACGCTGCTGCAGGCGATCGCCCGCGCGCTGGGCACGTCGCTCGACACCCTGCTCGAGGCCGAGCCGCTCGACGAGCGCGCCACGATGGAGATCGCGCTCGAGCGCGCCATGAAGGGGCAGACGTTCCGCTCGCTCGGCATCTCGCCGTTCCGCATCGGCAAGACGATCCCCGACGAGGCGCTGCGCGCCCTGCTCGCGCTGCAGGGCGAGATCGCCCGGCTCAACGACGAGCGCTCGGCCACGCCCGAGGAGGCGCGCCGTGCGAACGTCGAGCTGCGCCGCCTCATGCGCCGGCAGGACAACTACTTCCCCGAGCTGGAGGCCGAGGCGCGGCGCATGCTCGACGTCATCGGGCACCCCGGCGGACCCCTCACGCAGCGTGCGGCGAGCGAGATCGCGGCCCACCTCGGGTTCACGCTGCACTACGTGTCCGACCTCCCGGCGTCCACGCGATCGGTCGCCGACCTGCGCAACGGCCGGCTCTACCTGTCGAACTCGGTGCCCGGCAAGGGCGACTCGCGCACGCCCGTGCTGCAGGCGCTGTCGAGCCGCATCCTCGGGCACAGCGAGCCCACGTCGTACGCGGAGTTCCTGCGGCAGCGCGTCGAGACCAACTACCTCACCGGCGCGCTCATGGTGCCCGAGTCGGATGCCGTGGTCTTCCTGCACGACGCCAAGTCGCGGCGCGCCATCTCGATCGAAGACCTGCGCGACGCGTACTCGGTCTCGTACGAGACCGCCGCGCACCGGTTCACGAACCTCGCGACGCAGCACCTCGGCATCCCCGTGCACTTCCTCAAGGTGCACGAGTCGGGCACGATCACGAAGGCCTACGAGAACGACGACGTCAACTTCCCCTCCGACCGCTTCGGCTCGATCGAGGGGCAGCTGTGCTGCCGCAAGTGGACGAGCCGGGTCGTCTTCGACATCCCCGACAAGTTCAACCCGTACTACCAGTACACCGACACGGGCAACGGCACCTACTGGTGCACGGCGCGCGTGGAGCACCTGAGCGACGGCGCGCACTCGGTGAGCGTGGGCGTGCGCTTCGACGACACGAAGTGGTTCATCGGGCGCGAGACCACGAACCGCGGCACGTCGCGGCACGCCGTGGAGGTCTGCTGCCGTCGCCCGCCCGCCGATCTGGAGGGGCAGTGGCGCGACCAGGCCTGGCCGAACGTGCGCACGCCGCGCACGCTGCTCGCGACGCTGCCCTCGGGGTCGTTCCCGGGCGTCGACACGACCGACCTCTACGAGTTCCTCGACGAGCACGCGCCGCGCGTCTGA
- a CDS encoding response regulator — translation MIRVLVVDDHPIVRAGLAGLLGDEPGLDVVGEAADGEQAVRMAAALRPDVVLMDLRMPGVDGVAATARIVAAGAGSPAAPKVLILTTYESDDNILAAIEAGAAGYLLKAAPQREIVAGIRSVAAGQSALSPQVAVRLVERARRPEPATTLTERETDVLRLVAAGHSNKQVAAALGIRESTVKTHLLKVFDKLGVADRTRAVTLAMERGLLG, via the coding sequence GTGATCCGCGTGCTCGTGGTCGACGACCATCCCATCGTGCGCGCCGGCCTCGCGGGCCTGCTCGGCGACGAGCCGGGCCTCGACGTGGTCGGCGAGGCCGCCGACGGCGAGCAGGCCGTGCGGATGGCCGCCGCGCTGCGCCCGGACGTCGTGCTCATGGACCTGCGGATGCCGGGGGTCGACGGCGTCGCCGCGACGGCGCGCATCGTCGCCGCGGGCGCGGGATCGCCGGCGGCGCCGAAGGTGCTGATCCTCACGACGTACGAGTCCGACGACAACATCCTCGCGGCGATCGAGGCGGGCGCCGCGGGCTATCTGCTCAAGGCGGCGCCGCAGCGGGAGATCGTCGCGGGCATCCGCTCGGTCGCGGCGGGACAGTCGGCGCTGTCGCCGCAGGTCGCGGTGCGCCTCGTCGAGCGCGCCCGGCGCCCCGAGCCGGCCACGACGCTCACGGAGCGCGAGACCGACGTGCTGCGGCTCGTCGCCGCGGGGCACAGCAACAAGCAGGTCGCGGCCGCCCTCGGCATCCGCGAGTCGACCGTCAAGACGCACCTGCTGAAGGTCTTCGACAAGCTCGGCGTCGCCGACCGCACGCGCGCCGTGACCCTCGCGATGGAGCGCGGCCTGCTCGGGTGA
- a CDS encoding formylglycine-generating enzyme family protein: MSHTSPGCGCGCAAPARQSGAAPVSIGRPVVGTGDGRHAIEQIGIAAGSFVMGDSSGDRNPGDGEVPLHAVELGAFAIDATSVTNADFARFAEDTGYATEAESFGYSAVFHLAVDAPSDDVMGPAAGTPWWLGVRGADWRHPHGRGSTIDGLDDHPVVHVSWNDAIAYCAWAGRRLPTEAEWEYAARGGIARATYPWGDAEVDDGGWRANIWQGDFPVRNTAEDGHLTTAPVRSYEPNGYGLWQCVGNVWEWCADWFDARYYASSPASDPRGPATGETKVLRGGSYLCHVSYCNRYRNSARSQNTPDSSMGNAGFRTVAR, from the coding sequence ATGTCGCACACGTCGCCCGGATGCGGATGCGGATGCGCCGCACCCGCTCGGCAGAGCGGTGCGGCACCCGTCTCGATCGGCCGGCCCGTCGTCGGGACCGGCGACGGCCGTCACGCGATCGAGCAGATCGGGATCGCGGCCGGCTCCTTCGTGATGGGCGACTCGTCGGGAGACCGCAACCCCGGCGACGGCGAGGTGCCGCTGCACGCCGTCGAGCTCGGCGCGTTCGCGATCGACGCGACGAGCGTGACGAACGCCGACTTCGCCCGGTTCGCGGAGGACACCGGATACGCGACCGAGGCGGAGTCGTTCGGATACTCCGCCGTGTTCCACCTCGCCGTGGACGCGCCCAGCGACGACGTCATGGGACCCGCCGCCGGCACGCCCTGGTGGCTCGGCGTGCGCGGCGCCGACTGGCGGCATCCGCACGGCCGCGGCTCGACGATCGACGGCCTGGACGACCACCCCGTCGTGCACGTCAGCTGGAACGACGCGATCGCCTACTGCGCCTGGGCCGGGCGGCGCCTTCCCACCGAGGCCGAGTGGGAGTACGCGGCGCGCGGCGGGATCGCCCGGGCGACGTATCCGTGGGGCGACGCCGAGGTCGACGACGGCGGCTGGCGCGCGAACATCTGGCAGGGCGACTTCCCCGTGCGCAACACGGCCGAGGACGGCCATCTGACGACCGCGCCGGTGCGCAGCTACGAGCCCAACGGCTACGGGCTCTGGCAGTGCGTCGGCAACGTGTGGGAGTGGTGCGCCGACTGGTTCGACGCGCGCTACTACGCGTCATCGCCGGCGTCCGATCCGCGGGGGCCCGCGACCGGCGAGACGAAGGTCCTGCGCGGGGGCAGCTATCTCTGCCACGTCTCGTACTGCAATCGCTACCGCAACTCGGCGCGCTCGCAGAACACGCCCGACTCGTCGATGGGCAACGCGGGGTTCCGGACGGTGGCCCGATGA
- a CDS encoding YidH family protein has protein sequence MSGGRRFPASVYGRGDEPDVRFSLANERTYLAWIRTALALFAGGVALELLGGDLSPGLRHAASLVLVVSGVVLPALAWIGWSRTERALRLGQPLPASILGPVLGVLVTLAGVLIVLALVLP, from the coding sequence ATGAGCGGCGGGCGGCGGTTCCCGGCATCGGTGTACGGCCGCGGCGACGAGCCGGACGTCCGGTTCTCCCTGGCCAACGAGCGCACGTACCTCGCGTGGATCCGCACGGCGCTCGCCCTGTTCGCCGGCGGCGTGGCGCTCGAGCTGCTCGGCGGCGACCTCTCGCCGGGGCTGCGGCACGCCGCGTCGCTCGTGCTCGTCGTGTCGGGCGTGGTGCTGCCCGCGCTCGCCTGGATCGGATGGTCGAGGACGGAGCGCGCGCTGCGGCTCGGGCAGCCCCTGCCCGCGTCGATCCTCGGGCCCGTGCTCGGCGTCCTCGTCACGCTCGCGGGCGTGCTGATCGTGCTGGCGCTCGTGCTGCCATGA
- the aceB gene encoding malate synthase A, producing the protein MTPTDAGIAPTTQITITGPLRPRYDEILTPEAIAFLTELHDRFAGRRHDRLADRLRRRFDIGTGRDPQFRDDTAHIREDADWKVAGAGPGLEDRRVEITGAPQPKLAINALNSGARVWLADLEDATSPTWTNVIEGQLTLFDAVRGTLEHTSASGKEYRVTAERTPTITMRPRGLHLTEQHLKFSDRAGRTMATSASLVDFGLYFFHNAQALIARGQGPYFYIPKIESAEEAKLWDDVFSFSERRLGLPHGSIRATVHIETLPAAFEMEEILFELRDHCAGLNAGRWDYVFSIIKNYRGRGARFVLPDRNEVTTSVGFLRTYTQLLVKTAHKRGAYAIGGMSAVLPYAGDPEATAALLEGVASDKRAEAEAGFDGTWVAHPGLLGIAEDAFAAVLGDRPNQLDRQRDDVEVTATQLLDLRMGRPITAQGVHDNVLTAIRYFESWLRGVGVVSHGNLVEDASLAEISRSQVWQWVHQDRSTADGTRITREYVEGIIAQVLGEAPRTEGDRFDDAATVFREVALEPDFPAFFTTGAYTKYLVETD; encoded by the coding sequence ATGACACCGACCGACGCGGGCATCGCGCCCACGACCCAGATCACCATCACCGGACCGCTGCGTCCCCGCTACGACGAGATCCTCACGCCCGAGGCGATCGCGTTCCTCACCGAGCTGCACGACCGCTTCGCCGGGCGTCGCCACGACCGGCTCGCCGACCGCCTGCGCCGCCGCTTCGACATCGGCACGGGACGCGACCCCCAGTTCCGCGACGACACGGCGCACATCCGCGAGGACGCCGACTGGAAGGTCGCCGGAGCCGGGCCGGGCCTCGAGGACCGCCGCGTCGAGATCACGGGCGCGCCGCAGCCGAAGCTGGCGATCAACGCGCTCAACTCGGGCGCCCGGGTCTGGCTGGCCGACCTGGAGGACGCGACGAGCCCCACGTGGACGAACGTCATCGAGGGGCAGCTGACGCTGTTCGACGCGGTGCGCGGCACGCTGGAGCACACGAGCGCGTCGGGCAAGGAGTACCGCGTGACCGCCGAGCGCACGCCGACGATCACGATGCGCCCGCGCGGCCTGCACCTGACCGAGCAGCACCTGAAGTTCAGCGACCGCGCGGGACGCACGATGGCGACCTCGGCCTCGCTCGTCGACTTCGGCCTGTACTTCTTCCACAACGCGCAGGCTCTGATCGCGCGCGGCCAGGGCCCGTACTTCTACATCCCGAAGATCGAGAGCGCCGAAGAGGCCAAGCTCTGGGACGACGTGTTCAGCTTCAGCGAGCGCCGCCTGGGCCTGCCGCACGGCAGCATCCGCGCGACCGTGCACATCGAGACGCTGCCCGCGGCGTTCGAGATGGAGGAGATCCTGTTCGAGCTGCGCGACCACTGCGCCGGCCTGAACGCGGGCCGCTGGGACTACGTGTTCTCGATCATCAAGAACTACCGCGGCCGCGGCGCCCGGTTCGTGCTGCCCGACCGCAACGAGGTGACGACGTCGGTGGGCTTCCTGCGCACCTACACGCAGCTGCTCGTGAAGACGGCGCACAAGCGCGGCGCCTACGCGATCGGCGGCATGAGCGCCGTGCTGCCGTACGCGGGCGACCCCGAGGCGACGGCGGCGCTGCTGGAGGGCGTCGCGAGCGACAAGCGGGCCGAGGCCGAGGCGGGCTTCGACGGCACGTGGGTGGCCCACCCGGGCCTGCTCGGCATCGCCGAGGACGCGTTCGCCGCCGTGCTCGGCGACCGGCCCAACCAGCTCGACCGTCAGCGCGACGACGTCGAGGTGACGGCGACGCAGCTGCTCGACCTGCGCATGGGCCGTCCCATCACGGCGCAGGGCGTGCACGACAACGTGCTGACCGCCATCCGCTACTTCGAGTCGTGGCTGCGCGGCGTGGGCGTGGTCTCGCACGGCAACCTGGTCGAGGACGCGTCGCTCGCCGAGATCAGCCGCAGCCAGGTGTGGCAGTGGGTCCACCAGGACCGCTCGACCGCCGACGGCACGCGCATCACCCGCGAGTACGTCGAGGGGATCATCGCGCAGGTGCTGGGCGAGGCCCCGCGCACCGAGGGCGACCGCTTCGACGACGCCGCCACGGTCTTCCGCGAGGTGGCGCTGGAGCCCGACTTCCCCGCCTTCTTCACGACGGGCGCCTACACGAAGTACCTCGTCGAGACCGACTGA
- the secE gene encoding preprotein translocase subunit SecE translates to MVPEEFGDEIVVADGARAKKPNIFARSATFIRQVIAELRKVVTPTRQELAKFTGVVLGFVVVMMGVVYGLDLVFTWIVEIVFGAPGA, encoded by the coding sequence ATGGTTCCGGAGGAGTTCGGCGACGAGATCGTCGTGGCCGACGGCGCCCGCGCGAAGAAGCCGAACATCTTCGCACGGAGCGCGACATTCATCCGGCAGGTGATCGCCGAACTCCGCAAGGTCGTCACGCCGACCCGCCAGGAGCTCGCGAAGTTCACCGGCGTCGTGCTCGGATTCGTGGTCGTCATGATGGGGGTCGTGTACGGACTCGACCTCGTCTTCACGTGGATCGTCGAGATCGTCTTCGGCGCTCCCGGCGCGTGA